Below is a genomic region from Amyelois transitella isolate CPQ chromosome 4, ilAmyTran1.1, whole genome shotgun sequence.
ATTATCTTTCCCTCGCCAAAACAGATTAGAACCAAAGCTAATGTACAAAACTCAGTAAGGGCTCATTAGTATATAGCACAGGCTTTCAACCTGTAGTCCTGTAATGATTCGACCAAAGGCGCTCTAAAgtcttacatttttatatggtttagtaatccacactaataagATTTCTATTTTCGTATttttactgaaccgattttgataaaatttggtacacagaTAGAATTAGATTGAATAACAAAggcttattttttctataccCACGGGGGCGAGGACCCTCAAAAGCTATTGTGTAAATAAAGTGGAATTAccaaacttttaattaagtatcaaACTGCTTTTTATTTCCCTATTCATACACGTCCTGCTGTTTGACCAATAGTTATTTGGCAAAATTACACTTAACAATGTTTGGTAAAAATTGCATCGCTACTTGATCGTTTTACTTCttacattttacaaataacttttacttTCCTAATGATCAACACAATAGACTAGCATTTAGAATCGGAGTTATCAAACAAATCTAATATGTATCTGTTGatcttaaacatatttttaaatatatcgaTACTTTACGTCTACATTGCTGCATCTAAGCGTTCGTTTCGTTATTGCACTTTGTAAGACTGtgcgttgttttattttcaagtgTTTCGTTTATTATTTGACAAGTTGTTAGACCTATAATACATACTTTATGTTAATTCGTCGAACTTTGACCAAATAACGTCagaaacatatttttgatttaagtaaGTAGTGAATAAAGCTAAAATTAGATTGCTGCCAGTACACAAAGGTCAGGTTTTATCGTTATAACTAATTTTTGTTCTAAAACTTTAGCATAAAATTCGTCGACTttactgaaaatattaattctagCAGAAACGTGATCGAGCAAAGACGAAGCGCTAGAAACTAAATTTAGATCttaagtaatacatacaaGTTAAAAATGCGACTCAACTGAAATCAAATGAGGCTGTTCTTTTAAATAGTCTTTGGAGAGTAGACTTCGCGACAACACCTACGCAGTAGGAGTTTTATGAGTCTTAACTATGGCCACGCTGGCTGGCCATTCACGATTACCTAAAAATTTCTACCTATGACATCTTGTTGTCAATGTCTGACTTAAAACTTaaccttatttaatttattttcaacgtCAAGTCACAGGTGTCTTAGGGAtgacattgctgataaaaaatcgtttttatctaatcgatttattttttaagtatgaaaaattgatTAATAAGTAATCGATTCAATTAATGTCATAATAAACgccatatacattatatctatagatttattcattaaaaataaacaacagaaacagtaagttcttatataatcaacacaaattaaagtttttaacaatcaagtttgaaataaatacaaaaagaataggaccactccatctctttcccatggatgtcgtaaaaggcgactaagggataggcttacaaacttgagattctttttttaggcgataggctagcaacttgtcactattcgaatctcaattctatcttaaagccaaatagctgaacgtggcctatcagtccgctcaggactgttggctctgtctaccccgcaagggatatagacgtgattatatgtatgtatgtatgtatgtaagtttgaaaaatgaagtttcagcaacgaataatgaataacatatcaaccgaatgtcggtaaaatacAGTTCATGGACTAACTCCATCtagagaatgtttgattaaatgaattatctaaactgttttaaaagcacagatggcgttaatgtaatattatggagctatgatagtttctttggcagttcgcgttccgtgctccaagccagaagacaaaaacgtaatgtcGGAGTGCATTTATAACATGATTATAAGAAAacgattattaattaaaaaaaattcaagtatTAAAATCgacttttacttaaaaaaaattttttggccgattatttccataatcgattattttttcacattcctagtGTTCATGTCGTCGTGTTCGATTCGATTGTTTGGggaattgtttttttcttttctgttATCTAGTCATTTAACATAGattattactaaatattaattaattttttatttttgtgactgaCTGGATAAGTTTTGTGGTGTCTTTTTTGTCTACACAAATGATTTTTATCATTACTTTAGCACTCTATTTAGCTTCAGAAGTAGTGTCCGTAAAAGACAATTCAGTTACTTCTCACTCTCTCCATGGTATGTCtccaatttttataatcagaATCTTAGATAAGATAGCCTGTGCCTAGAATCAGCTATTATATGAATGTGAACCTTGCATTCTCAATCTTTAGTTCcaagtaaatttaaagaatttgaaataattagtaaGTAGTTTTACTCGTCGTTTAAGTAGTCTCGTTATCCTAATACCGAACTAATATCTCTGTTTGTTGGTTCTTTTTTTCTCTATTTCAGAATTAATCTTATGCCGATTATGTGGCTCTGAACTGTCTTCATCTAACTACattattaattctaaaataagCCTAGACTCAGAAAACACATTCAATGAGACTTTATTTGGAAAAGAAGTATTTGTGCAGGTGTTGAGTGCTAATTTCATGTCAAATATACCTATCATTACATTTGGTCACTCTGAGTGTTTACCTATCGAGGAGGTAAGGAGCATGAAATGACTGTACAATGTCTGGCAAAGCCAAAGAATTGTTGGAGGGAAAGGGTGCTGGAGATTTCAGTTCTGTGCTAAGTTCCTTTCTACCAAGAGTTCtatctatgtaaatatatactcTTAACTGCTAGACATTGTACAGTTTAGCCAGGAGCATTTTACAAAAGAGAGATATTACCAACTACTGGACTTGATTAATCCAAAACCTATAAATTTCCAGTGGTCCGAAATTGAGTCATGGTTTCCTGATTACCTATGGAAAGTCTGCATCTGCCCTGCTTGTGGGGAGATTATTGGATGGGTGTTTCAACCcacaaatcaattaaaaaacggaacatcaaatatattttttgctctTGACCTACACAGTCTGATTGGTGAAACCTGTAAATAtgagaagtttttttttatttccagacTTGTGTTGTCAAAATGATGAGGgttgtttcatccacattcattgtGTATTCTTCTTACATGTGCCTTAGTGTGTTTAAGATTTTGTTTGGTCTGCAGGTCATCTGAAtggtttttcatattttccattttagtgattaatataaaacacttcagtcataattaataaaataggaaACAAACTTTACAAACCAGCTAACCacattaaaatctttaaaattgatACAGAACTCAAAAAAGCAATGGTATGCTTCATTAAATTatggctttattttttt
It encodes:
- the LOC106136934 gene encoding uncharacterized protein LOC106136934, coding for MIFIITLALYLASEVVSVKDNSVTSHSLHELILCRLCGSELSSSNYIINSKISLDSENTFNETLFGKEVFVQVLSANFMSNIPIITFGHSECLPIEEWSEIESWFPDYLWKVCICPACGEIIGWVFQPTNQLKNGTSNIFFALDLHSLIGETFLDSLIKNPYN